From Candidatus Campbellbacteria bacterium:
GGAAGGAACAAAGACAATACCAGAACGCTGCTCTGATAAAAACTGCCCCAATCATCACCCGCATAAATTGGAGGAAAATAGCGAACAGTACAAAAAATCCCTTACGACGTAATCGGCCTTGACTGAAGTACAACTAACACGGGACTACCGTCGATATCTTGAATCGCGTATTCGATATCCTGCGGAGCTCCAAAAAGACGTTCGATGTTAAGTGCCGCATCTCGAACTAATGCATATATCGGATGCAGCGTACCACCGACACGAGCCAGCTTATGTGTTTCGCTATTTTCCCCACCTGTCACTCCTTCATGGTGTTTAGAGACAGAAATTAGCATTTGATCTTGCTCGTTGGGTGCTTTTGTAAAGCAGACACCATAAATATCAGCGACCACCATTTCTTGAATAACGACCGACATGCAATCGGAAGAAATTGTGACATTAGCAAGCGAACCGTATTGTTTGGCTCGTTCAGTATCAGCCGAAGCTCGCACGCGCTTAACTGCTTCAGTTAACTGTTGTTTCGGAACTTCTGTTTCACTTTCGAAAATACCGGCAAATGAATGCGACTCGCCATCTTCAAGAGCAAACGACGATCGCACTGCGTACGTATGGGCCTGACACTCTTGTAACCCAGCTTCAATAGCGCATTGAGTAATTTCTTCGTTTGGTAATACAACCACACCGCAAGGAACAGAAAAGCCTGCTTGATACAACTCGGCTAGACGTTGTGCCTTACCACCGGCTTTTTTTGGTAGTTCCTGAGAAAGCTTGATCATAAGCGGATCATATCTTCATATGAATGATCAAAAACGGAACTTTCAAAAGTATCGAGTTTTTCGAGCCGTATGAGTTCATCGCGGATAGCGGACACTATCTTTAGCGCCTGATTCTTGCCAAGCTCACGTATCCCCACCAAGTGCGATGGAGTTGCCGCCCCTGTCTTCTCTTCCATATACTCACCAAGTGAGAGTTTAACTTGATGAGGAACCTGCGAAATTATGTCACCAAATTTCTTTAGCTCTTCACAGTCATATTCACTAAACCGGCGTTCTTGTGCTTCATATCCATTGAACGCATAATGGCCAAATTGCTCTTTAAACTCTTCACAGGTTGCACTTCCTTCCGAGAACTCTCTGAGTATACGGTTCTTTTCGTCCTCTTTTGTCATAACCTCAACGGTAAACGAACCATCAGGTGCTATGCGCGCAAGTGCGATATTGTTAAATACGATCAAAGGATAGATCTCTTTAAATGTATTGACGAGTTTTTGTATGTTTTCGACTGTTCGCTCTTCTCTATCTGGCAGAGTAAAATCACGAAGTCTCGTATACGTTGAACGATATCCGGCCATCAAATATGCTCGCAGTTTTCCTTCAAATTTAACACGGGCAAAGAACCCGCCTGACAGACGCTTCTCCATTGATTCTGTAGACTCACGAGCTACTCGATTGAATAGTTCTGAAAACCGTGAGGGATTGTGAACTAATTTCTCATCCATATGGTTATTATTGAGCGATTAATGTACACCGTCCTTCGGAGTCCAAGGAATTTAGATCTACATTTTGGGCAAGAAATACTGGGATATTGTGTTCACGCGCGAGAATCGCCAAGTGCGAAAGAGGCGAACCCGCCGTAGTTACAATTGCTCGTGCTGTAGGAAACAGAAGAAAGAAATCGGCGCTGAGCGAAGGAACAACGTAAACAGTTTTTTCCGTACTGATACGTCCCGGCAATACAGAAGGATCGTCAATTCGCTTGAATGAAAGCTCTTCAGACACAATCGTATCGTCTGTCAAAAATTCTCCGTTAAATTCAGTGATCATAGGCTTATTATATTTTTTTAACTTCATCTTCGCAGTGGATACAGTACAGTTCTTCTGGCGGTAAACCAATGTTTTCGAGATAGAGACGAGTAGTCAGGCAGTTCAGGGTTGTTGTGCAGATTACCTCCTTATCGTTCAGAGCATTTTTAATATCATATAAACTCTCTGTTCCTACCTCACCGTTTGCCTCATCATAGAAACGCGCGATTGGAAGATGAATAGGGTCGTGCCTAACCTCCGGGTCATCTCTGTAGTGTTTAGACTCAAGTAACAAAATATCGAGCTTCCCTGAATTTGCAAGACCGCGCAGCATCTCGTGGTGCTTGAGCGTTGTATAGAGACGATCGGGAACAAATACTATACTCTCACCTAGATCTTGGTGAAATTCGCGAATAATTGTCTCTTGCTCTTGATCGCGACCTTGACCAAACAGCGAGAACGATTCCAATATACCACGTGAAGTATTATCACGTATGTTTGTACGTCCGCGAACGTCGTAACCGTAATAATCTAGCACAAGTGATGCTATCGACGACCGCACACCCGAATCACAAAAAAGCAATAACGGATCGCTTTTACTGATGCCTAGTTCTTCCATAGCTTCGTGTATCGCCTCCTCGTTTGTTGGATCATGCATGACATAGTGCCCGATCAGACAAGATGTTTGTGAATCAGATAATGCGACCGGGTTGCAATATGTACCAAGCATAGTGTATTCGTTGTCGCGAGCTTCCTCGATAGATATATGAGGTGTAAGTTTCTTCATGTTCGTTATACTCAACCGATTGTTCTTTACGAACGCATCCACTTCGAAAGCAGGATTGTTTTCTGAGTATGCTACGGCAAATTCGTCCCAATTAGTACCTTCGTACACAACGCTTTCGTCAAAAGAATTGATAGATTTTAGCTCCTTGTAATTCCCGTAAGCATCAATCGAAAACCAACCGAGTACGAGAATAGGCGTCACAGCTATCACTACAGTAATGGCTTTATGCTGTCTAAACCATCGCAACATTAAAAAACCATAGGCAAAGACACCGGCCGCGAACGCTACAAAAATACCTCCGGAAGACGCAAGAATCAGAGAAAGCGTCGAAGGTGAAAGATATGCAAATGTTATTTGTGGAGTAAGTGCAAACCACGCAAAAACCAAACCGACAACAGTCAGTACTTTGTTCCGCGCGTACGTTGAATTTTTATATTCACGATTATTCATAGTATGAGAATAAATTGCTCGTTCGTACGAGTAATTTACACTATACCATACTAATTTATATTGTCAATGATTATCGCTCTTCAAACCTTGCCTCTCCAATAAACACATCGTGTGACATATAGTCCCGATAGACGCCAAGTGCTTCTTGTGACGAGTTAACGCGTATATCGGTCCACTGGGCACACCCTTGATCTTCAGTCTCGTCATATACAACACAAAATTCTGATTGCCACCAACTAAGCGCTTTAAGTCTCGGATAACGTCCAGACACAATATCCTCAAAGAAATCTTCCATCCATTCAGGCTTACGCTCGTCTTCGGTTACTCCATATTCCATAAGTGCGATTGGTTTCTCTTCACTTATCATATTGGATTCCGTTATCTGTTGATATACATTGTCAAATGTGAGCGACATATCCCACCAAAAGTCGTTTTTGGGATTTTGTGATCCATAACAGCTTACTCCGATCCAATCAATATAGTCGTCACCCGGATAGTAGCCATCCACTGAAGCTTCCGGATTACCTATGTCAGAATCCCAAATGCAATTCACATGGTAAAACCAAGTGACATTTTGCACCCCTTCGTCTCTAAAAATATCTATGATGCGTCGATAGGCGTCTCGGAATCTTTCGTGTCCATCGTATAATTCGGGATCACCATATTCGGTTTTTTCCAATCCTCCGTTGTATCGCAAATTCCACGGAAACCAAAAACCATTAACTTCGACCCCGAAAGTCACGAGCAAAGGCGACGGAATCGACTTTGCCTCTCTCGCCCACGCACGAATCTCCTCGTCGAATTTCCCGTCAATGAAATTCTCTAGTTTATACTTTTCGTAGTCACTTGTTATGCAGCGATCGTAAGGAAACATCCTTATAGAAGGAATGTTGCCCGAACGAACCACTTTCTCTACATCATTTCTCGGAAAGTGTATTCCTCGATCAAAGAAGTTGCGTTGTCCATTCAAACATTCGTTTGCGACCCCTCTGGGGAACCAAGTATTTGTAACCGAAATCCAAGATATACCTTTCCCTACCAAGTCCTCGTGCTCGGAAATAATAGAAGGGTCTGATATATTATTCCATCCGGAAAACGCGTCCGGGGACATGGCGTGATAGATCTTTCCCTCAACGGGAACTAACTTTGCGTTAGGATTGGCATCTTCTCCGGTTGCCTTTTCAAGCGATTCTTCAAAAGGAGAAACTGTCACGCTTAAAAACGCAATTACTCCAAACACAAAAAATCCAATAACAAACTTTTTCATAATATTAATTGTAGTATATATCAATTGATCGTAAGTATAAAAAAAGCGCCGGTTCCGAGGAACCGGCGCAAGGTACTACAGATCTTTGAGGGATCAGTTTTGAGAAGGGCGATGAAACGCATTGAATGTAACTTGACACTCATCTCGGCCATCTGACACGGTCACGGAGAAGGTTGCATCGAGCGGCAAGCGCTCTTCATACCACCTGGTCTCCTTCTGACCTGGATTACTTGCCTCGGGGCCAGTATTCCAACCGTCCGGAAAGTCGTAGTCGACGATTCGAACCCCATCCGCATACGTGTAGACAGTCAATGACATGTCTCCCGTATAATTGCGATGGGTATTAACGGTCATCTCCTGCTGGTTGTTGTCGGTACCAGTACCGCCAGCACCACAGGTCCGTTGCCGAAGAGGACTGTCTGCGCGAACATCGTCGGGGAAGTCGTATGAGTCCACACGACCTTCTCGTACCATTTCGCGCAATTCGTCGATTTGATCCTGCTGATCATCAAGACGACGCGTGTTGTCGGCAATGTCACGTTCGTTATTGCCGATCCGACGCTCGTGGTCGTCAAGTTGATCTTGCTGCCCATCGTGACCTGCACGCAGATCATCAAGCATTGCGTTGAACTGATCGACGTTTGCATCGTCGCCTGCGGGACCTTGAGGTCCGCGAGGACCTTCGGGGCCACGGGGACCTTCAGGGCCGGGCGGGCCTACTTGACCAACTTCGCCAGGAAAGCCTCGAGGTCCTCGGGGACCTTGTGGGCCCTCACAGTCGTCACTCTGTTCACAGTATGCAACTACATCTTGGTAGACTTCCTGCTTGATTTCATCGACTCGATGTTCAAGCTCTGCATGGGCCATCCACAACGAGCCAATCTCGTCTCTCCACTCATCCCAATCTTCAGGAAACTCTCGAAGAGCTTCTTCAATCTGCAGTTGGAAGTCTTGACGAAGCTCGAGATCCGCGCGAAGTGCTTCCGCGGTGGCCGCGTCAATGTCACGGCCGACACTGTCTTCCAGATCAGCAATCGCACCCTCAAGCCGTACTTCTGCATTTTCGACGGCGCGATTTGCCTGCCGTTCGATGAGATCCTTAAGCATATCAGGATCTCCTGCAAATGATTCGATGGCAAGCGGACATCCGGGTCTCGTATGGGTGCCACCAAGGTGTACAATCTCAAGCATGATCCCGAGCAACCGAGCGGCAACATTTTCTACTTCACCGCGCGTCGCATACTCGCCGGTCTCAAAGCTAAGCTCATTGTCGTTTTCTTGGTCAACACGTCCCGTCGTCACCCCGCATGCGTGATTAAGCGCCACCGAAGGACGTTGTTCATAGGGAACTTCTTCCCAATCAACATAGTCCCAATCAGCGGGATGATCCGGAACTTCGACCACCTGACCGAATTCGAGCGTATCGGTGTCGCTGGTACCGTATTGAACAGTTGCGATGTTATGCCACTGATCTAGCCACTGTTCCCACGACTCATCATCGCGGACGTTACTTGTGTCCCACATGAACTCATAGACGAGCTCACGCAGGTCAGCGTCAGTATCGAAAGACTGTTCGCTGTCCACGTGCTCCTGGCTCTGCGCGCTGTGTCCGTTGGCAAAAGCCGGCATATAGCCGATAATCGCCAGAACGACAAACACGAGAGTCAGACGAATTGTCCAACGTACCTTAGTGTCGTAAGTCATTTTTCCTCCTTGTGGGATTGAATGGAACTTATCTGGCTTCGTCGGACGAGATTTCATTTTTCTCTCCCCTCTCTTCCCTTTCAAAGATCTGGCGATACTATATCACGTAATAGAAAAATGTCAACCTTTGTAAAGAGCTGACATTTAACTTTTTGTAATACAACTTTTCTTTTATTAAGCAAGTGACGGTTGGACTACTTCTTTTACATTTACACTTGAAACATAGACCTCTTTTTCCGACTCCTCAACGGTTCGCTCGGTTTTATACCATAACTGCGGTGTGTCCGGAGAACGATAATATTTGAAAGGCGCATAGAACCTAGGAATAGCCTGAACCACAAAGTGTACCGGAGTATATAGATACAGTATTACTGACATTTTCAGGAGATACCCACGGCTCATCTTCTTGTCGTTATATGGTTCTATGTACTCCCTGAACATACGATACGTATAACCGTAAAAATCAAATATAGTAATCGAGGCAAAAAGTAAATACAACATTACAAATTGAAAGCCTATGCTAAGTGCTCCATACGCTCCAACGACCATAAGAAACCAGCCTATTACAGGCATTCCCAAGTGCCAAATTGAGCTATATGCGTTTGAGTATATTTTTAGAGTTAGATGGATCTTTCG
This genomic window contains:
- a CDS encoding PEP/pyruvate-binding domain-containing protein gives rise to the protein MIKLSQELPKKAGGKAQRLAELYQAGFSVPCGVVVLPNEEITQCAIEAGLQECQAHTYAVRSSFALEDGESHSFAGIFESETEVPKQQLTEAVKRVRASADTERAKQYGSLANVTISSDCMSVVIQEMVVADIYGVCFTKAPNEQDQMLISVSKHHEGVTGGENSETHKLARVGGTLHPIYALVRDAALNIERLFGAPQDIEYAIQDIDGSPVLVVLQSRPITS
- a CDS encoding PEP-utilizing enzyme; amino-acid sequence: MITEFNGEFLTDDTIVSEELSFKRIDDPSVLPGRISTEKTVYVVPSLSADFFLLFPTARAIVTTAGSPLSHLAILAREHNIPVFLAQNVDLNSLDSEGRCTLIAQ
- a CDS encoding glycosyl hydrolase; the protein is MKKFVIGFFVFGVIAFLSVTVSPFEESLEKATGEDANPNAKLVPVEGKIYHAMSPDAFSGWNNISDPSIISEHEDLVGKGISWISVTNTWFPRGVANECLNGQRNFFDRGIHFPRNDVEKVVRSGNIPSIRMFPYDRCITSDYEKYKLENFIDGKFDEEIRAWAREAKSIPSPLLVTFGVEVNGFWFPWNLRYNGGLEKTEYGDPELYDGHERFRDAYRRIIDIFRDEGVQNVTWFYHVNCIWDSDIGNPEASVDGYYPGDDYIDWIGVSCYGSQNPKNDFWWDMSLTFDNVYQQITESNMISEEKPIALMEYGVTEDERKPEWMEDFFEDIVSGRYPRLKALSWWQSEFCVVYDETEDQGCAQWTDIRVNSSQEALGVYRDYMSHDVFIGEARFEER
- a CDS encoding collagen-like protein yields the protein MKGKRGERKMKSRPTKPDKFHSIPQGGKMTYDTKVRWTIRLTLVFVVLAIIGYMPAFANGHSAQSQEHVDSEQSFDTDADLRELVYEFMWDTSNVRDDESWEQWLDQWHNIATVQYGTSDTDTLEFGQVVEVPDHPADWDYVDWEEVPYEQRPSVALNHACGVTTGRVDQENDNELSFETGEYATRGEVENVAARLLGIMLEIVHLGGTHTRPGCPLAIESFAGDPDMLKDLIERQANRAVENAEVRLEGAIADLEDSVGRDIDAATAEALRADLELRQDFQLQIEEALREFPEDWDEWRDEIGSLWMAHAELEHRVDEIKQEVYQDVVAYCEQSDDCEGPQGPRGPRGFPGEVGQVGPPGPEGPRGPEGPRGPQGPAGDDANVDQFNAMLDDLRAGHDGQQDQLDDHERRIGNNERDIADNTRRLDDQQDQIDELREMVREGRVDSYDFPDDVRADSPLRQRTCGAGGTGTDNNQQEMTVNTHRNYTGDMSLTVYTYADGVRIVDYDFPDGWNTGPEASNPGQKETRWYEERLPLDATFSVTVSDGRDECQVTFNAFHRPSQN